The following proteins are co-located in the Doryrhamphus excisus isolate RoL2022-K1 chromosome 15, RoL_Dexc_1.0, whole genome shotgun sequence genome:
- the pctp gene encoding phosphatidylcholine transfer protein isoform X2 produces the protein MDLAYRKHWDGYVKELFEEQFDGQTAIYWEVKYPFPLSNRDYVYIRERRVLDVGGRRIWVILARSSPETPCPEKNGVLRVKDYKQTVAMETDGAGGTKVFMNYFDNPGGMIPTWLVNWAAKSGVPGFLTDMQKACSDYHSYRCKK, from the exons AGCTCTTTGAGGAGCAGTTTGACGGGCAGACGGCCATCTACTGGGAAGTCAAGTACCCGTTCCCGCTGTCCAACAGAGAC TACGTGTACATCAGGGAGCGGCGAGTCCTGGACGTGGGCGGCAGGAGGATCTGGGTCATCCTGGCCAGAAGTTCTCCGGAGACGCCGTGCCCGGAGAAGAACGGCGTGCTGCGAGTGAAGGACTACAAGCAGACGGTCGCCATGGAGACGGACGGCGCCGGCGGCACTAAAG TTTTCATGAATTACTTTGACAATCCTGGCGGGATGATTCCCACCTGGCTGGTCAACTGGGCGGCCAAG AGCGGCGTTCCTGGCTTCCTCACCGACATGCAGAAGGCCTGCAGCGACTATCACAGCTACCGCTGCAAGAAGTGA